One Leptospira wolbachii serovar Codice str. CDC genomic region harbors:
- a CDS encoding MarR family winged helix-turn-helix transcriptional regulator — protein sequence MAKKETLTPSHLKSHLGYRLRIVSNAVSHSFAKALGSLDVTVAEWVILREMYSNKENTSPSAVAEITGLSRGAVSKLIDRLLHKGLVIRTEASVDRRYQDIRLTPKATKLVPKLSQIADENDRVFFSILSKSERDLLMKTLIKLAEIHKLKTNPIE from the coding sequence ATGGCAAAAAAGGAAACCCTCACACCAAGCCATTTAAAATCCCATCTAGGATATCGTTTGCGGATTGTTTCCAATGCGGTCTCCCATTCTTTTGCAAAAGCTTTGGGTTCTCTTGACGTGACCGTTGCCGAGTGGGTCATCCTTCGGGAAATGTATTCCAATAAAGAAAACACCTCGCCAAGTGCTGTTGCAGAGATTACTGGGCTCTCTCGCGGTGCCGTTTCCAAACTCATTGATCGGCTTTTACACAAGGGCCTCGTAATTCGCACAGAGGCCTCCGTTGATCGTCGGTACCAAGACATCCGATTGACACCCAAAGCGACCAAGTTAGTGCCCAAACTTTCTCAGATCGCTGATGAAAATGACAGGGTCTTTTTTTCCATACTTTCCAAGTCCGAAAGAGATCTTCTCATGAAGACCCTAATCAAACTAGCAGAAATACATAAACTAAAAACTAACCCCATTGAATAA
- a CDS encoding polyphosphate kinase 2 yields MKSNINNTSRILHLNQLDKTKKLPPDEYQAKMKILKNRIRELTFLSKAKERPVLFVFEGWDAAGKGGAIRRLTQEIDPRLFEVHNISAPNSEEIQHHYLWRFWNRIPQKGHIGIFDRSYYGRVLVERVEGFASESEWSRAYEEISLFEEQLVSFGTIVIKFWLHIDSDEQLLRFETRKNDPLKRWKLTDEDWRNRDKWSLYEEAANQMFQKTDAPKAPWFLVPANDKYFARTMILETAAERLQEELR; encoded by the coding sequence ATGAAATCAAATATTAATAATACAAGCCGGATACTCCATTTAAATCAGTTAGATAAAACTAAAAAATTACCACCTGACGAGTACCAGGCGAAGATGAAAATTTTAAAGAATCGAATCAGAGAACTTACTTTTCTTTCTAAAGCCAAGGAAAGACCAGTTTTATTTGTATTCGAAGGTTGGGATGCTGCCGGTAAAGGTGGGGCTATCCGCCGACTCACACAGGAAATTGATCCAAGATTATTTGAAGTCCATAATATCTCCGCACCAAATTCGGAAGAAATCCAACACCACTATTTATGGAGGTTTTGGAACCGAATTCCCCAAAAAGGGCATATCGGAATCTTTGACCGATCTTATTACGGGCGTGTCCTTGTGGAACGAGTAGAGGGTTTTGCTTCCGAATCGGAATGGTCAAGAGCGTATGAAGAAATTTCCTTATTTGAAGAACAGTTGGTGAGTTTTGGAACCATAGTCATTAAATTTTGGCTTCATATCGATTCCGATGAACAACTGTTACGCTTTGAAACCAGGAAAAACGATCCTCTCAAACGTTGGAAACTCACCGATGAAGACTGGCGTAACCGTGACAAATGGTCACTCTACGAAGAAGCAGCAAACCAAATGTTCCAGAAAACAGATGCCCCAAAAGCACCTTGGTTTTTAGTCCCAGCCAATGACAAATACTTTGCTCGGACAATGATTCTGGAAACCGCAGCAGAACGTTTGCAGGAAGAATTGAGATGA
- a CDS encoding polyphosphate kinase 2 family protein — translation MVLERHPTNQIPKYSTSDLTDLQERFFLLQRESSKQKIAHIFLLEGFASTGKGSILQSLTIRLDPRKFKVYSPYVHQSEDRGYPFLWNFWRVVPRYGEFLFYLNTYYSRLAFLRSDKKISLSEYDHRLLSILNTERILSKDKIIVHKFFLHISKKDQKKRLQDSKKKKKEWELSAFDKDQGEHYNRYFEIFDSILSSSRTIDSPWQIITSDKKEDTKLLVFESILERLERILQFDSRTALQSINHGTELIP, via the coding sequence GTGGTTTTAGAAAGACATCCAACCAATCAGATCCCCAAGTATTCGACGAGTGACCTTACTGATTTACAAGAAAGGTTCTTTTTGTTACAACGGGAAAGTTCCAAACAAAAAATTGCACATATTTTTTTGTTAGAAGGTTTTGCCTCCACCGGCAAAGGTTCCATCTTACAATCATTAACCATTCGTTTGGATCCCAGGAAGTTTAAGGTGTATTCACCTTATGTGCACCAATCAGAAGATAGAGGGTATCCCTTTCTTTGGAATTTTTGGCGTGTGGTTCCCCGTTACGGTGAGTTTTTGTTTTATCTCAATACCTACTACAGTCGCTTAGCCTTCCTTCGTTCCGACAAAAAAATCAGCCTTTCTGAATATGATCACAGGTTACTTTCTATTTTAAACACGGAGAGAATTCTTTCCAAAGATAAAATCATTGTTCATAAATTCTTTTTACACATTTCTAAAAAAGACCAAAAAAAACGCTTACAAGATTCCAAAAAAAAGAAAAAGGAATGGGAACTCTCCGCATTTGATAAAGACCAAGGAGAACATTACAATCGTTACTTCGAAATTTTTGATTCCATCCTGAGTTCCTCTAGAACCATCGACTCTCCTTGGCAAATCATCACGAGTGATAAAAAAGAAGACACGAAACTTCTTGTCTTTGAATCCATTCTCGAACGGTTAGAACGCATTCTACAATTCGACTCAAGAACCGCACTCCAGTCGATAAACCACGGAACGGAGCTTATCCCATGA
- a CDS encoding HIT family protein: MNCPICEAHKNETQILFQNEDWILRKADQNLEGYLYMEHRRHLESWFTLGIGEFENYGRALYKAKEILKEHNPEKMYIVAIAERVPHLHVHLIPRYENQDKGLDHIARATGPGFPKPM; this comes from the coding sequence ATGAATTGTCCCATCTGTGAAGCCCATAAAAATGAAACTCAAATCCTCTTCCAAAACGAAGATTGGATACTCCGAAAAGCAGACCAAAACCTAGAAGGGTATTTGTATATGGAACACCGTAGACATCTGGAGTCTTGGTTTACCTTGGGAATCGGCGAGTTTGAAAACTACGGCCGAGCTCTCTACAAAGCCAAAGAGATTTTGAAAGAACACAATCCCGAAAAAATGTATATCGTTGCCATTGCGGAAAGAGTTCCTCATTTACATGTGCATTTGATTCCGCGTTATGAGAACCAAGACAAGGGACTAGATCATATCGCAAGGGCCACGGGACCCGGATTTCCTAAACCCATGTAA
- a CDS encoding Kelch repeat-containing protein has product MKISRNFILSLLCILIFSQCILIKDFDKDKKSDREKQLLGLFLIYDFFSPFGIKQQRSAKYSATEVLLFGGNSQRSYSLSNVYKLTENQITYLGSMNKPRHQHEVVTLKNGKILIIGGYDGRFILSDSEIYDPANNSFTTVSSLNIPRTYHTATVLNDGRVLITGGFGKQSEKLKSAEIFNPSSNSFQLINDMNFSRRRHSATLLNNGNVLIVGGDGANETLSSAELFDPNTNTFTLVGQQMSVARSNHTANLLDNNRVVFSGGYSFDMNGNYFYSKSLEVFDFGTGNFSVIGNMAESRSAQGAVKVGTDVLICGGGRLENNIYTEPKDCYKVSNAGVLTKEPYSFITSRALFVFEQIGNSIIACGGENKFGQIRSCEANSTGNFSLLHSQL; this is encoded by the coding sequence ATGAAAATATCTAGGAATTTTATTTTAAGTCTTTTGTGTATTCTAATTTTTAGCCAATGCATTTTAATTAAGGATTTTGATAAAGATAAAAAATCTGATAGGGAAAAACAGCTATTAGGTCTATTTCTAATTTATGATTTTTTTTCTCCCTTTGGTATAAAGCAGCAAAGATCAGCTAAATACTCAGCAACTGAAGTGTTATTGTTTGGTGGGAATAGTCAGAGATCATATTCTTTGTCAAATGTTTACAAATTGACAGAAAATCAAATTACCTATTTAGGTTCGATGAACAAACCAAGGCACCAACATGAAGTAGTCACTTTAAAGAATGGTAAGATATTGATCATTGGGGGGTATGATGGTAGATTCATTCTTTCTGATTCAGAAATATACGATCCTGCAAATAACTCTTTTACGACGGTCTCGTCATTGAATATTCCTAGAACCTATCATACTGCCACTGTTTTAAATGATGGTAGGGTTTTGATTACAGGTGGTTTTGGAAAACAATCTGAAAAGTTAAAGTCAGCAGAGATTTTTAATCCAAGTTCAAATTCATTTCAGCTAATAAATGATATGAACTTTTCGCGAAGAAGACATTCGGCAACACTTTTGAATAATGGAAACGTATTGATTGTTGGTGGTGATGGTGCAAATGAAACTTTGTCATCGGCAGAACTTTTTGATCCTAACACTAATACCTTCACGTTAGTTGGACAGCAGATGTCAGTAGCTCGTTCCAATCATACGGCAAACCTATTAGATAATAATCGTGTCGTATTTTCAGGAGGTTATTCCTTTGATATGAATGGTAATTATTTTTATTCGAAATCATTGGAAGTTTTTGATTTTGGGACAGGAAACTTTTCTGTCATCGGGAATATGGCTGAGTCTCGTTCTGCACAAGGAGCTGTAAAGGTAGGCACCGACGTTCTCATTTGCGGAGGTGGTCGGCTAGAAAATAATATTTATACTGAGCCAAAGGATTGCTATAAAGTTTCTAATGCAGGAGTGCTTACTAAGGAGCCTTATAGCTTTATTACTTCAAGGGCACTGTTTGTTTTCGAACAAATCGGAAATTCAATTATAGCATGTGGCGGTGAAAACAAATTTGGTCAAATTCGTAGTTGTGAAGCAAATTCTACTGGGAACTTTTCTTTGTTGCATAGCCAACTGTAA
- a CDS encoding RHS repeat-associated core domain-containing protein, with protein sequence MRNHYTGTGQLAFLTMDSHDGNSLNHTVVSYEGPKLESNKYYIERKTGNGVLTKIGYDPLRMRPQTLVTYLKQSYVEQSIKYGYDKRGNISSITDLMNESRNQSFEYDQLNRVTKATGKYGEENYTYHRNGNLLSKGAFDYSYENGNHIHAVTRVNSPNTGIVGYTYDSMGNMTTRNGDTLVYNAQNKLKRIESMGGDQFEYTYDHSGMRIKKSLQNSNTTTYSFGNFYEIHRSPGKQEKHTLYVIGAEGDMVAQYSRGDAILLNQMASNDWLVNPFCKDVNIDCDTYWKNRVGFALVSILEDTNIYIDGKLREGHRALPWVVLLGFLFWMVYQTKDQAGEVNLENQTFDLFGISLLPSLTNKIQKQIPRYGTALLVVVFSFTTTAGCFPLLLGGGEAESGTPIWLLGLGNGIPADAQSVADEPGQGGSGGGGTSTGNARVEGMYFFHPDHLGSITMITDGHGNVLAGGERGGKSHITYKPYGEIFRTDSYGPDITKFKYTGQEEDQESGLYYYKARYYDASLGRFVSNDGITMPSSMQGLNRMMYVDGNPISFRDRTGNSRANNFLQDMAKFVIAEVASKSDNPVHKFMAEVAGQKALYKIRKHRGSAFMRSDFGKIYNIVNPINIVGALYAAANYAAGKALQRDTKFKKVNGGYVVQGGPLATTGITIGQFAVTAGTDEESLRHETAHLQQYREWGVHRYMGNLASSPIRNLLQLKELESENGADKGAGAFGYGARRKIGKSITATIFLSSDYQSRFSRYLEFIIITDYVGYVP encoded by the coding sequence GTGCGGAACCACTACACAGGAACGGGACAACTGGCTTTTCTGACAATGGACTCACATGATGGGAATAGCTTGAACCATACAGTGGTTAGTTACGAAGGACCTAAACTAGAAAGTAATAAATACTATATAGAACGTAAAACGGGAAATGGTGTATTGACAAAAATTGGATACGACCCATTACGTATGCGACCTCAAACACTCGTTACTTACTTGAAACAAAGTTATGTAGAACAAAGCATTAAGTATGGTTATGATAAACGTGGGAATATATCTTCTATTACGGATTTAATGAACGAATCTCGGAACCAAAGTTTTGAATATGACCAATTGAACCGCGTAACAAAAGCTACCGGAAAGTATGGTGAGGAGAACTATACCTACCATCGGAATGGAAACTTACTGAGCAAAGGTGCGTTTGATTATTCCTATGAGAATGGAAACCATATCCATGCTGTGACGAGAGTGAATAGTCCGAACACAGGGATTGTTGGCTATACTTACGATTCTATGGGGAATATGACCACCCGCAATGGAGACACACTCGTCTATAATGCACAAAACAAACTAAAACGAATCGAGTCGATGGGGGGAGACCAGTTCGAGTATACCTATGACCACTCGGGGATGAGGATTAAAAAATCACTTCAGAATTCGAATACCACTACCTATAGTTTTGGTAACTTTTACGAGATTCACCGCAGTCCTGGAAAGCAGGAAAAACATACTCTTTATGTGATCGGAGCCGAAGGGGATATGGTGGCTCAGTATAGCCGAGGGGATGCGATCCTTTTGAACCAGATGGCATCGAACGATTGGCTAGTGAATCCATTTTGTAAAGATGTAAACATTGATTGTGACACCTACTGGAAAAACAGGGTGGGGTTTGCACTGGTTAGCATCTTAGAAGATACCAATATCTATATTGATGGAAAGTTAAGAGAAGGTCATAGAGCCCTTCCTTGGGTGGTACTACTTGGATTTTTGTTCTGGATGGTGTATCAGACAAAGGATCAAGCAGGGGAAGTTAATTTAGAGAACCAAACCTTCGACTTGTTTGGAATCTCCCTCCTACCAAGTCTTACCAACAAAATCCAAAAGCAGATCCCGCGATATGGGACAGCACTTCTTGTTGTTGTGTTTTCTTTTACCACGACCGCAGGATGTTTTCCTTTGTTACTGGGTGGTGGGGAGGCAGAGTCGGGAACACCGATTTGGTTACTGGGACTTGGGAATGGAATTCCGGCAGACGCACAGTCTGTTGCCGACGAACCAGGGCAAGGTGGTAGTGGAGGCGGGGGAACTTCTACGGGCAATGCCAGAGTGGAAGGAATGTATTTTTTCCATCCGGACCATTTGGGTAGCATTACCATGATTACTGATGGTCATGGGAATGTGCTTGCCGGTGGGGAAAGAGGTGGTAAAAGTCATATCACGTATAAACCGTATGGGGAGATATTCCGAACGGACTCGTATGGACCAGACATTACTAAATTCAAATATACGGGACAAGAAGAAGACCAGGAAAGTGGGTTGTATTATTACAAGGCCAGGTATTACGATGCGAGTCTAGGCAGGTTTGTGAGTAACGATGGTATTACAATGCCAAGTAGTATGCAAGGCTTAAATAGAATGATGTATGTTGATGGAAATCCAATATCTTTTAGAGATAGAACTGGGAATTCTAGAGCAAATAATTTTTTACAGGATATGGCAAAGTTTGTGATAGCGGAAGTTGCTTCTAAGTCAGATAACCCGGTGCATAAATTTATGGCTGAAGTTGCGGGACAGAAAGCACTTTATAAAATACGAAAACACAGAGGTAGTGCATTTATGAGGAGTGATTTTGGTAAAATATACAATATTGTAAATCCTATAAATATAGTTGGTGCCTTGTATGCAGCAGCAAATTACGCAGCGGGAAAAGCTTTGCAGCGTGATACAAAATTCAAAAAAGTAAATGGTGGGTATGTGGTACAAGGTGGTCCGCTTGCTACAACTGGCATAACGATCGGGCAATTTGCGGTGACTGCTGGTACGGACGAGGAATCATTACGTCATGAAACCGCACATTTGCAGCAATATAGAGAATGGGGTGTTCACCGATATATGGGTAACTTGGCTTCTTCTCCTATAAGAAATTTGCTCCAATTGAAAGAATTAGAATCGGAAAATGGCGCTGATAAAGGAGCAGGGGCTTTTGGATATGGGGCAAGGAGAAAAATTGGTAAATCAATTACTGCTACCATTTTTCTTTCGAGTGATTATCAAAGTAGATTTTCAAGATATCTTGAATTCATCATTATTACAGATTATGTAGGTTATGTTCCATGA
- a CDS encoding PAS domain S-box protein, which produces MNLERSINYAQMVLDNSTDAIVLMGLDYSVLAFNQNLVNTIQAYSGKILKIGDDYRNFVTANDKEVFFDLFQRAIAEESVTIERLASLNDISIWFEYKMNPTYDKEKNLLGVCLRAKNIDVRKKMEIALLESEQKFRNLIESAPNAILIVDQRGKIVHCNLETENTFGFPREELINQSVERLVPLHHRKGHDRLLEGYFQAPRPMRIGKNQVTSAVKKDGTEIQVEVSLNGFVVNQTNYVSAIIVDITEKVLADNKIKTQIHELKEIARIQSHEIRSPLANILGLIDLLESGMSEDTTSEIYSYLRKSAKDLDHLVCDIVNRTAISLSK; this is translated from the coding sequence ATGAATCTGGAAAGATCAATAAACTATGCGCAGATGGTTTTGGACAACTCAACTGACGCCATTGTACTTATGGGCCTCGATTATTCTGTTCTCGCCTTCAACCAAAATCTAGTAAATACCATCCAAGCCTATTCTGGAAAGATTCTAAAAATTGGTGATGATTATAGAAACTTTGTTACTGCTAACGACAAAGAAGTTTTTTTCGATCTTTTTCAAAGAGCGATAGCGGAAGAAAGTGTCACCATTGAAAGACTAGCAAGTTTAAACGATATTTCGATTTGGTTCGAATACAAAATGAATCCCACTTACGACAAAGAAAAAAATCTTCTGGGAGTTTGTCTTCGTGCGAAGAATATCGATGTTAGGAAGAAAATGGAAATCGCACTTTTGGAAAGCGAACAAAAATTCAGAAACTTAATCGAGTCCGCACCGAATGCAATTCTCATTGTAGACCAACGTGGAAAAATTGTTCACTGCAACTTAGAAACAGAAAATACGTTTGGATTCCCGAGGGAAGAGCTTATCAATCAGTCAGTAGAACGACTAGTCCCCCTTCACCATAGAAAGGGACATGACCGTTTGCTCGAAGGTTATTTCCAAGCTCCCAGACCCATGCGGATCGGAAAGAACCAAGTGACCTCTGCCGTAAAAAAAGATGGAACGGAAATCCAAGTAGAAGTCAGTTTAAATGGCTTTGTTGTCAATCAAACTAACTATGTTTCGGCGATCATTGTAGATATCACCGAAAAGGTTTTAGCGGATAACAAAATTAAAACACAGATCCATGAATTGAAAGAAATTGCCAGGATACAATCCCATGAAATACGAAGCCCACTTGCAAATATCTTAGGCCTTATTGATCTTTTGGAATCGGGAATGTCAGAAGATACAACAAGTGAAATCTATTCTTATTTACGAAAATCAGCAAAAGACTTAGATCATCTCGTTTGTGATATTGTAAATAGAACTGCAATCAGCCTTTCCAAATAA
- a CDS encoding PhzF family phenazine biosynthesis protein: MSETIYIVDAFTDSLFSGNPAAVLVLSQWPRDEWMQNIAMENNLSETAFVVKEGTQYRIRWFTPSVEVDLCGHATLASAFVLKKHYGETREIFEFHSKSGILPVSIKENLIYLNFPSYPEFHKSESIKPSELTSILGKEPKEIWQGKDTIFLYSSSADLDTLSPNFQKLSELPTNRGYIALWINDTDKGNVDYEFRFFGPGLGIPEDPATGSAHCCLAPFVSNRVAKNKFRSRQKSKRGADFFIEYQTDRVLIGGSAVLYLKGEVNIPT, encoded by the coding sequence ATGTCAGAAACCATATATATTGTGGATGCTTTCACTGATTCTTTGTTTTCAGGAAACCCCGCGGCAGTTCTTGTATTATCCCAATGGCCTAGGGATGAGTGGATGCAAAACATTGCAATGGAGAATAACCTTTCAGAAACTGCTTTTGTTGTCAAAGAGGGAACCCAATATAGAATTCGTTGGTTTACACCTTCTGTGGAAGTGGATCTCTGTGGACATGCCACTCTCGCCTCTGCCTTTGTTTTAAAAAAACATTATGGAGAAACAAGGGAAATTTTCGAGTTCCATTCCAAATCAGGAATCTTACCCGTGTCCATTAAAGAAAATTTAATCTATTTAAACTTCCCCTCTTATCCAGAATTTCATAAGAGCGAATCGATAAAACCAAGTGAACTAACTTCTATTTTAGGAAAAGAACCAAAGGAAATTTGGCAAGGAAAAGATACTATTTTTCTATATTCGTCCTCTGCTGATTTAGATACACTCTCTCCGAACTTTCAAAAACTAAGTGAACTCCCAACAAACAGAGGCTATATTGCTCTTTGGATCAATGATACGGACAAGGGTAACGTAGACTATGAATTTCGATTTTTTGGACCAGGACTTGGAATTCCAGAGGATCCTGCCACTGGATCGGCGCATTGCTGTTTAGCACCCTTTGTCTCTAATCGGGTTGCTAAAAATAAATTTCGCAGCCGCCAGAAATCTAAACGAGGTGCCGATTTTTTTATCGAATACCAAACGGATCGTGTACTTATCGGAGGATCTGCTGTTCTATATTTAAAGGGCGAAGTGAATATACCAACCTAA
- a CDS encoding methyl-accepting chemotaxis protein: MEEKETNSICWKLTLGLELLTSILAVPIAVLFIISGGEYNFEKAVYVVLGASISLTISYIIPTVRFFRLRNLILETKSENYITKTLEEKQEIKIKLLKFPRNNLGYFLVQWSLGIPFAAFVTFFFFTPTLVEIIPYAVLPIIIYPVLGVSHFFLTELRLAPVLSLPDLKNLPLALEKIPKIGIFPRVFFTMFAVFSMSMTTLGYLLGTQVTGIIQLQNAGLTIGLMALFICIAIYVLTSLFVRALQSNTDQMVKRYQGLATGDLRDTVPMISTDELGHGTLSLNSFIESIRKITSGVIKESERVSKDSKVIASQTQGLSQAMMEQASSTEQMSAGIEEMSASIRSTAVGAKTQNEITRAALQSLVEMESVLVEVHSSMERTESETKKMENEIYSGQTTLQSTLLAMEEIETSVEHTADVIQVIGDISDKIGLLSLNASIEAARAGEAGRGFAVVASEISKLGEQTLQNTKRILEAVDKAYEASKSGRVAVSNTEKTFSQIGSAVETTIQLIKTSSEMTRKQMLIAKDVKDGFGNLTRSALEIEQNTDEQAHTSFELSQSIATISEGTEYLNQFVGEIDKLCSALSEQANNLKRDVSFFQI; the protein is encoded by the coding sequence ATGGAAGAAAAGGAAACAAATTCGATTTGTTGGAAGTTAACTTTAGGCTTAGAATTGTTGACATCAATTCTTGCTGTACCAATCGCCGTTTTGTTTATTATATCTGGCGGAGAGTATAACTTCGAAAAGGCGGTTTATGTAGTCCTTGGCGCTAGCATTTCGCTTACAATTTCCTACATCATTCCAACGGTTCGGTTTTTCCGTTTGCGGAATTTAATTTTGGAAACGAAATCAGAAAATTATATTACAAAAACATTGGAAGAAAAACAAGAAATCAAGATTAAACTTCTAAAGTTCCCTAGAAACAATCTTGGCTATTTTTTAGTGCAATGGTCACTCGGAATTCCGTTTGCGGCCTTCGTTACGTTTTTTTTCTTTACCCCGACTCTTGTTGAGATCATCCCTTATGCTGTGTTGCCCATAATCATTTATCCGGTATTAGGTGTTTCACATTTTTTTCTGACGGAACTAAGGTTAGCGCCTGTATTATCTTTACCTGATTTAAAAAATCTTCCTTTGGCTCTAGAAAAAATTCCGAAAATTGGAATTTTTCCCAGAGTGTTTTTTACTATGTTTGCAGTTTTTAGTATGAGTATGACAACACTTGGATATTTATTGGGAACCCAAGTGACTGGAATCATTCAGTTGCAGAATGCAGGTCTTACCATTGGATTAATGGCATTATTTATATGTATAGCCATCTATGTTTTGACTTCTCTTTTTGTTCGGGCCTTACAATCTAACACTGACCAAATGGTTAAACGCTACCAGGGCCTTGCTACTGGAGATCTTCGTGATACTGTGCCTATGATTTCTACTGATGAATTGGGTCATGGTACTTTATCACTTAACTCCTTTATTGAAAGTATTCGCAAAATTACATCTGGAGTCATCAAGGAGTCTGAACGTGTCAGCAAAGATTCCAAAGTCATTGCTTCCCAAACACAGGGTTTATCGCAGGCAATGATGGAACAAGCTTCCTCTACAGAGCAGATGTCTGCCGGAATTGAAGAAATGTCAGCAAGCATTCGATCAACGGCAGTAGGTGCCAAAACACAAAATGAAATTACTAGAGCCGCACTGCAATCACTTGTAGAAATGGAATCAGTGTTAGTTGAAGTGCATTCATCTATGGAAAGAACAGAATCAGAAACCAAAAAAATGGAAAACGAAATATATTCTGGCCAAACCACCTTACAGTCTACATTGCTTGCAATGGAAGAAATTGAAACTAGTGTAGAACATACTGCCGACGTAATCCAAGTGATCGGAGACATCTCCGATAAAATTGGACTTCTTTCTCTGAATGCTTCCATCGAAGCAGCAAGAGCAGGGGAAGCCGGTAGAGGTTTTGCTGTAGTTGCAAGTGAAATCTCAAAACTAGGGGAACAAACTCTTCAAAATACAAAAAGAATTTTAGAAGCAGTCGATAAAGCTTACGAGGCTTCCAAGTCAGGAAGAGTTGCCGTTTCCAATACCGAAAAAACATTTTCACAAATTGGAAGTGCGGTTGAAACTACCATCCAATTGATTAAAACTTCTTCAGAGATGACAAGAAAACAAATGTTAATTGCAAAGGATGTTAAAGATGGGTTTGGAAACCTAACTCGTTCTGCATTGGAGATTGAGCAAAACACCGACGAACAAGCGCATACTTCTTTTGAACTATCACAAAGTATCGCTACTATTTCCGAAGGAACAGAATATTTGAATCAATTTGTAGGTGAAATTGATAAACTTTGTTCTGCTCTTTCGGAACAAGCTAACAATCTCAAACGGGATGTTAGTTTCTTTCAAATTTGA